Proteins encoded by one window of Bradyrhizobium sp. B097:
- a CDS encoding acyl-CoA dehydrogenase family protein, with protein sequence MPQPAQPTVADHLAALERLAPDFDRERRLPDAVVRALAEAGMSRLYLPKALGGPEFSPLDFMTIVEAAAALDGSVCWPVGNGGGMSRAGGYLPEEVVRGWFADPLAFIASATRAIGTAVEVEGGYRVSGRWPFGSGAPHATRFKGLACVKGPDGKDGPPICCYVDRADVRLHDT encoded by the coding sequence ATGCCCCAGCCTGCTCAACCCACTGTTGCCGACCATTTGGCCGCGCTCGAGCGGCTTGCCCCGGATTTCGACCGCGAGCGCCGGCTTCCCGACGCCGTGGTCCGCGCCCTGGCCGAGGCCGGAATGTCTCGGCTGTATTTGCCGAAGGCGCTGGGCGGGCCGGAATTCTCGCCGCTCGACTTCATGACGATCGTCGAGGCGGCCGCCGCGCTCGACGGCTCGGTCTGCTGGCCGGTCGGCAATGGCGGCGGCATGAGCCGGGCCGGCGGCTATCTGCCGGAGGAGGTGGTGCGGGGCTGGTTCGCCGATCCGCTGGCGTTCATCGCGAGCGCCACCAGGGCGATCGGGACGGCGGTCGAGGTCGAGGGCGGCTATCGGGTCAGCGGACGCTGGCCGTTCGGCAGCGGCGCGCCCCACGCCACCAGGTTCAAGGGGCTGGCGTGCGTCAAGGGTCCCGACGGCAAGGATGGCCCGCCGATCTGCTGCTACGTCGATCGCGCCGACGTCCGCCTCCACGACACCTGA
- a CDS encoding dodecin, translating to MPTTQDKDHVYKILELVGSSDKSIEAAIENAVSRASKTIREMKWFEVVQTRGHIEDGKVRHYQVALRVGFTLE from the coding sequence ATGCCCACCACGCAAGACAAGGACCACGTCTACAAGATCCTCGAACTGGTCGGATCATCGGACAAGAGCATCGAGGCGGCGATCGAGAACGCTGTCAGCCGCGCGTCGAAGACGATCCGGGAAATGAAATGGTTCGAGGTGGTGCAGACCCGGGGCCATATCGAAGACGGCAAGGTCCGCCACTACCAGGTGGCGCTGCGAGTCGGGTTCACGCTGGAATAG
- a CDS encoding tetratricopeptide repeat protein has protein sequence MLTAFLTAPIILFPPHTALAAGGGGGGGGGGAGGGDFYGSSYSTPAPAYPQQKDRKTTHRVKKPIKQSGFDDPAFRDGYRAAYATIYEHNDYAAAIDQLHALGRDDHPDVANLIGYSYRKLGDYKQSQVWYERALKADPNHVLTWNYYGLWQIEQGNRDQAQYHLQRIAEICGTDCEEYRTLAAALEKPPGTNLVY, from the coding sequence ATGCTTACGGCATTTCTGACAGCGCCGATCATCCTGTTCCCACCGCACACCGCCCTCGCCGCCGGTGGAGGTGGTGGTGGCGGCGGAGGAGGAGCAGGCGGCGGAGACTTCTACGGGTCGAGCTACAGCACGCCTGCGCCGGCCTATCCCCAGCAAAAGGACAGAAAGACCACGCACAGGGTCAAGAAGCCGATCAAGCAATCGGGCTTCGACGACCCGGCATTCCGCGACGGCTACCGCGCGGCCTATGCGACGATCTACGAACACAACGACTATGCCGCCGCGATCGATCAACTGCACGCGCTCGGCCGCGATGATCATCCTGATGTCGCGAACCTGATCGGTTACTCCTATCGCAAGCTCGGCGACTACAAGCAGTCGCAGGTCTGGTACGAGCGCGCGCTGAAGGCCGATCCGAACCACGTGCTGACGTGGAACTACTACGGCCTGTGGCAGATCGAACAAGGCAACCGCGACCAGGCGCAGTATCATTTGCAGCGGATCGCCGAGATCTGCGGCACCGACTGCGAGGAGTATCGCACGCTGGCGGCGGCACTGGAGAAGCCGCCGGGTACGAACCTCGTCTACTGA
- a CDS encoding Orn/Lys/Arg decarboxylase N-terminal domain-containing protein — MDYFKRFNFLFAAPVFEADDLEGIRFNQIIAEIERSGFEVVRARKLEDAEIAVQTDAAIGCMVVDWGKKGLEGKTAALINLMRRRGLDFPILLLIRRKRFEDLPVEVLDFIDGYVFLSEETPSFIAKNLISRLKQYAENLKTPFFGALVDYAEEGNQLWTCPGHNGGVFYSRSPIGRVFVEHLGEAVFRDDLDNSVLDLGDLLTHEGPALRAQKEAAKIFGAEKTYFVLNGTSTSNKVALGSLVTDGDLVLFDRNNHKAAHHGALLIGGGIPVYVPTVRNAWGLIGPMRWDLLDEGSLRDQIRKHPLVKDENAWKKERPFRVAVVEQCTYDGTIHSAEMILKRIGHLCDYILFDEAWAGFMKFHPIYSGRFAMGLANLGPEAPGIIATQSTHKQLASFSQASQIHIRDRHIKGQKRRVEHRRFNESFMQHASTSPFYPIFASLDVGAQMMKGRSGEVLWDDTIRLGIELRKKIRAVKREFEEKETRAERRWFFEPFVPDRVMIPDVARENGVHNVAWETISTDQLATNPSYWQLSPGETWHGFPELTAGFAMTDPNKLTLLTPGFDHATGAYADHGIPAPVVAQYLRENQIVAEKNDLNSLLFLLTPGVEASKAGTLVSGLVAFKKLHDDNALVEDVIPEFFRRRPQRYTGVRLRDLCGDMHRFFRDGGVSTLQAKQFLPEHLPEIAMSPRQAAQYLIRNDVDYLPIDQIFGRIAATPFVVYPPGIATIVPGERLSERSKPMIDYLRMFEASFNAFPGFEVEVQGIYKEIDDAGRVRFYTYVVSE; from the coding sequence ATGGACTATTTCAAACGCTTCAACTTCCTGTTCGCGGCGCCGGTTTTCGAGGCCGACGACCTCGAAGGCATCCGCTTCAACCAGATCATCGCCGAAATCGAGCGCTCCGGTTTCGAGGTGGTCCGCGCCCGCAAGCTGGAAGATGCCGAGATCGCGGTGCAGACCGATGCGGCGATCGGCTGCATGGTGGTCGACTGGGGCAAGAAGGGTCTCGAGGGCAAGACCGCGGCGCTGATCAACCTGATGCGCCGCCGCGGCCTCGACTTCCCGATCCTCCTCTTGATCCGCCGCAAGCGGTTCGAGGACCTGCCGGTCGAGGTGCTGGATTTCATCGACGGCTACGTGTTCCTGTCCGAGGAAACCCCGTCCTTCATCGCCAAGAACCTGATCTCCAGGCTGAAGCAATATGCCGAGAACCTGAAGACCCCGTTCTTCGGGGCGCTGGTCGACTACGCCGAGGAAGGCAACCAGCTCTGGACCTGCCCGGGCCACAATGGCGGCGTGTTCTACAGCCGCAGCCCGATCGGCCGGGTGTTCGTCGAGCATCTCGGCGAGGCCGTGTTCCGCGACGACCTCGACAATTCCGTGCTCGATCTCGGCGACCTCCTCACCCATGAGGGGCCGGCGCTGCGGGCGCAAAAGGAAGCCGCCAAGATCTTCGGCGCCGAGAAGACCTATTTCGTGCTCAACGGCACCTCGACATCCAACAAGGTCGCGCTCGGCTCGCTGGTCACCGACGGCGATCTCGTGCTGTTCGACCGCAACAACCACAAGGCCGCGCATCACGGCGCGCTTCTGATCGGCGGCGGCATCCCGGTCTATGTGCCGACGGTGCGCAACGCCTGGGGCCTGATCGGCCCGATGCGCTGGGACCTGCTCGACGAGGGGAGCTTACGCGACCAGATCCGCAAGCACCCGCTGGTCAAGGACGAGAACGCCTGGAAGAAGGAGCGTCCGTTCCGCGTCGCCGTGGTCGAGCAGTGCACCTATGACGGCACCATCCACTCCGCCGAGATGATCCTCAAGCGGATCGGCCATCTCTGCGACTACATCCTGTTCGACGAGGCCTGGGCCGGCTTCATGAAGTTCCACCCGATCTATTCCGGCCGCTTCGCGATGGGGCTCGCCAATCTCGGCCCCGAGGCGCCCGGCATCATCGCTACCCAATCGACCCACAAGCAGCTCGCGAGCTTCTCGCAGGCCTCGCAGATCCATATCCGCGACCGCCACATCAAGGGCCAGAAGCGCCGGGTCGAGCACCGCCGCTTCAACGAAAGCTTCATGCAGCACGCCTCGACCTCGCCGTTCTATCCGATCTTCGCCTCACTCGACGTCGGCGCGCAGATGATGAAGGGCCGCTCCGGCGAAGTGCTGTGGGACGACACGATCCGGCTCGGCATCGAGCTGCGCAAGAAGATCCGTGCCGTGAAGCGCGAGTTCGAGGAGAAGGAGACGCGCGCGGAGCGGCGCTGGTTCTTCGAGCCGTTCGTGCCGGACCGCGTGATGATCCCCGACGTCGCGCGCGAGAACGGCGTACACAATGTCGCCTGGGAGACGATCTCAACCGATCAGCTCGCGACCAATCCGTCGTACTGGCAGCTCAGCCCGGGCGAAACCTGGCACGGCTTCCCCGAGTTGACCGCGGGATTTGCCATGACCGACCCGAACAAGCTCACCTTGCTGACGCCGGGCTTCGATCACGCCACCGGCGCCTATGCCGACCACGGCATCCCCGCGCCGGTCGTCGCGCAATATCTGCGCGAGAACCAGATCGTCGCCGAGAAGAACGACCTCAACTCCCTGCTCTTCCTGCTGACACCAGGCGTCGAGGCGAGCAAGGCCGGCACGCTGGTGTCCGGGCTCGTCGCCTTCAAGAAACTGCACGACGACAACGCGCTGGTCGAGGACGTCATCCCGGAATTCTTCCGCCGCCGCCCGCAACGCTACACCGGGGTGCGGCTGCGCGACCTCTGCGGCGACATGCACCGCTTCTTCCGCGACGGCGGCGTCAGCACGCTACAGGCCAAGCAATTCCTGCCCGAACATCTGCCCGAGATCGCGATGTCACCGCGCCAGGCGGCGCAATATCTGATCCGCAACGACGTCGACTATCTGCCGATCGACCAGATCTTCGGCCGCATCGCCGCGACGCCGTTCGTGGTCTACCCGCCCGGCATCGCCACCATCGTGCCCGGCGAGCGGCTGTCGGAACGCAGCAAGCCGATGATCGATTACTTGCGGATGTTCGAGGCGAGCTTCAATGCATTCCCGGGCTTCGAGGTCGAGGTCCAGGGCATCTACAAGGAGATCGACGACGCGGGCCGCGTCCGCTTCTACACCTATGTCGTGTCCGAATAG
- a CDS encoding adenylate/guanylate cyclase domain-containing protein: MFRNSIRQKIVGIAAGLIVLAVVTSLLSMVMAGQVGHLLDELTNRYIPAYGHLARVNIRSLERSLAMRRMMMAKMQAPGEASGYDAARKTFDEIEPTIKREADAARALIDSIIADPSTPSDNAALGRLDDRIDNAVNDLLMRLNAENKTLLDQLDAQDFAAAKATTLRADVLRDDFTNKIEGIRTDMLAQVASAAAKVMNAQQRAIIISGVVTAIAAILGFVFAMLVGSGITRPVMQLLEGTREVEAGRLDGAITITTQDEIGQLSAAFNRMIETLRHNQRIRETFGRYINPRIAEGLLEQPAIAATEGQRRVMTVMFCDMKGFTRLSEGVTPSGLVKIMNLYLSTMSAPVHAHRGIIDKYIGDAIMAYWGAPFVEETEQTHLAALAAIDMIGQVNQLRKDLPELLGVRAIPADCDIRIGIATGEVLVGSIGSEFMMSYTVLGDTVNLASRLEGANKFYGSRSLISEATASACAATIELREIDRLVAVGQTQPVAVFEILGKKDELTPAQTELRQHYADGLDAYRDRRWDDAEQAFTAALVAAPGDGPSITMKARVAAFRQNPPAADWDGAWHLEQK, translated from the coding sequence ATGTTTCGCAATTCGATCAGGCAGAAGATCGTCGGCATCGCCGCGGGACTCATCGTCCTCGCGGTGGTCACCTCGCTGCTGTCGATGGTGATGGCGGGCCAGGTCGGCCACCTCCTGGATGAGCTCACCAACCGCTACATCCCCGCCTATGGCCATCTCGCCCGCGTCAACATCCGCTCGCTGGAGCGGTCGTTGGCGATGCGCCGGATGATGATGGCGAAGATGCAGGCGCCGGGGGAAGCCAGCGGCTACGACGCGGCGCGCAAGACGTTCGACGAGATCGAGCCGACGATCAAGCGCGAGGCCGATGCGGCGCGCGCGCTGATCGATTCGATCATCGCCGATCCCTCGACCCCGTCGGACAACGCTGCCCTCGGGCGCCTCGATGACCGCATCGACAATGCCGTCAACGATCTCTTGATGCGCCTGAACGCCGAGAACAAGACGCTGCTCGACCAGCTCGACGCTCAGGACTTCGCGGCCGCGAAAGCGACCACGCTCCGCGCCGACGTGCTGCGCGACGACTTCACCAACAAGATCGAAGGCATTCGCACCGACATGCTGGCGCAGGTCGCTTCGGCCGCCGCGAAGGTGATGAATGCGCAGCAGCGGGCGATCATCATCTCCGGTGTCGTGACCGCGATTGCCGCGATCCTCGGCTTCGTGTTCGCGATGCTGGTCGGCAGCGGCATCACGCGCCCGGTGATGCAGCTGCTGGAGGGCACCCGCGAGGTCGAGGCGGGGCGCCTCGACGGCGCCATCACGATCACGACCCAGGACGAGATCGGCCAGCTCTCCGCCGCCTTCAACCGCATGATCGAGACGCTGCGCCACAACCAGCGCATCCGCGAGACGTTCGGCCGCTACATCAATCCGCGGATCGCAGAAGGCCTGCTCGAGCAGCCGGCGATCGCCGCCACCGAGGGACAGCGCCGCGTCATGACGGTGATGTTCTGCGACATGAAGGGCTTTACCCGCCTGAGCGAAGGCGTGACGCCGAGCGGCCTCGTCAAGATCATGAACCTCTATCTGTCGACGATGTCGGCGCCGGTCCATGCGCATCGCGGCATCATCGACAAATATATCGGCGACGCCATCATGGCCTATTGGGGCGCGCCCTTCGTCGAGGAAACCGAGCAGACCCATCTGGCCGCGCTTGCCGCCATCGACATGATCGGCCAGGTCAACCAGCTGCGCAAGGATCTGCCCGAGCTGCTCGGCGTGCGCGCGATCCCGGCCGATTGCGACATCCGCATCGGCATCGCCACCGGTGAAGTGCTGGTCGGCAGCATCGGCTCCGAATTCATGATGAGCTACACCGTGCTCGGCGACACCGTGAACCTCGCCTCGCGGCTGGAAGGCGCCAACAAGTTCTACGGCAGCCGCAGCCTGATCTCGGAAGCCACCGCGAGCGCCTGCGCCGCGACCATCGAGCTGCGCGAGATCGACCGCCTCGTCGCCGTCGGCCAGACCCAGCCGGTCGCCGTGTTCGAGATCCTCGGCAAGAAGGACGAGCTGACGCCGGCGCAGACCGAGTTGCGGCAGCACTACGCGGATGGTCTCGACGCCTATCGCGACCGCCGCTGGGACGACGCCGAGCAAGCTTTCACTGCGGCACTGGTTGCGGCGCCGGGCGACGGACCGTCGATCACTATGAAGGCACGCGTCGCAGCGTTCAGGCAAAATCCGCCGGCGGCGGACTGGGACGGCGCCTGGCACCTGGAGCAGAAGTAG
- a CDS encoding PAS domain-containing protein, with protein sequence MKHSSSREFFAYWNAKRGTARAPDRSEFEPSAVRELLSDIFVLSYDGETRFPFRVAGTRTSALLGCDLKNRSFSALFTGESRGEIEDIITCVVEETLPAIAGITATTETGSKAHLELLLLPFTARVHMPASLTGLLAPFEDDVTRLHDLVLTSWRYLHPQERLVPRTLRKLAIARGLMVYEGLR encoded by the coding sequence ATGAAACACAGCTCCAGCCGCGAATTCTTCGCCTATTGGAATGCGAAGCGCGGCACTGCGCGTGCACCCGACCGGAGTGAGTTTGAGCCGTCCGCGGTGCGCGAGCTGCTGTCCGACATCTTCGTGCTGTCCTATGACGGCGAGACCCGCTTTCCGTTCCGCGTCGCCGGCACCCGCACCTCCGCCCTGCTCGGCTGCGACCTCAAGAACCGCAGCTTTTCCGCCCTTTTCACCGGCGAGAGCCGCGGCGAGATCGAGGACATCATCACCTGTGTCGTCGAAGAGACCCTGCCGGCCATCGCCGGCATCACCGCCACGACCGAGACCGGGTCCAAGGCGCACCTTGAATTGCTGCTGCTGCCCTTCACCGCCCGCGTCCATATGCCGGCGAGCCTGACTGGCCTGCTCGCCCCGTTCGAGGACGACGTCACCCGGCTGCACGACCTCGTCCTGACCTCGTGGCGCTACCTGCATCCCCAGGAGCGGCTGGTGCCGCGGACCCTGCGCAAGCTCGCCATCGCGCGCGGCCTCATGGTCTACGAAGGGCTGCGCTAA
- a CDS encoding rhomboid family intramembrane serine protease, whose amino-acid sequence MDSHPESPLEPPPEAPREPILTLPPALTAYILLIAVIHLRVLLPPEMENWTIDVFGFIPKRYDSTLLDITFPGGDGAKVWTFVTYSLLHANLTHIGFNVLWLLPFGSALARRFGAVRFFVFMAVTAAAGALAHLLTHEHAIAPMIGASASVSGTMAAAMRFAFVKGSFLSFSRGDADAAAKVPALSLWRALRNGRVLAFLAIWFGVNILFGATSLSLGGEEASVAWQAHIGGFLAGLLLFSLFDPIPRARDDAADASSVDQSGRV is encoded by the coding sequence TTGGACTCCCATCCCGAATCCCCGCTCGAGCCGCCGCCGGAGGCGCCGCGCGAGCCGATCCTGACCTTGCCGCCGGCGCTCACCGCCTACATCCTCCTGATCGCGGTGATCCATCTGCGGGTGCTGCTGCCGCCCGAGATGGAAAACTGGACCATCGACGTCTTCGGCTTCATCCCGAAGCGCTACGATTCGACGCTGCTCGACATCACCTTCCCGGGCGGAGACGGCGCCAAGGTCTGGACCTTTGTCACCTATTCGCTGCTGCACGCCAACCTCACCCATATCGGCTTCAATGTGCTGTGGCTGCTGCCGTTCGGCAGCGCGCTGGCGCGGCGCTTCGGCGCGGTGCGCTTCTTTGTCTTTATGGCGGTGACGGCGGCCGCAGGCGCGCTCGCGCATCTGTTGACCCATGAGCACGCCATTGCGCCGATGATCGGCGCGTCGGCCTCGGTGTCGGGGACGATGGCGGCGGCGATGCGCTTCGCCTTTGTGAAGGGCAGCTTCCTGTCGTTCAGCCGCGGCGATGCCGACGCGGCCGCCAAGGTGCCCGCGCTGTCGCTGTGGCGGGCGCTGCGCAACGGGCGGGTGCTCGCGTTCCTGGCGATCTGGTTCGGCGTCAATATTCTGTTCGGCGCCACCTCGTTGTCGCTCGGCGGTGAGGAGGCGAGCGTCGCCTGGCAGGCGCATATCGGCGGCTTCCTCGCCGGGCTGTTGCTGTTCTCGCTGTTCGATCCGATTCCGCGCGCGCGAGATGATGCTGCGGATGCGTCGTCGGTGGACCAGTCCGGCCGCGTCTGA
- a CDS encoding GNAT family N-acetyltransferase: protein MENDHKITVRPSRDSDVDAMLSIYRYHIRHGIEESVDDSGTPEPDDLRDRRKNLRNTRLPHLVALCDGEVVGYAYVVQFRKRPAYRYTVKHSIYIHHGFTGKGVGGRLLQELVDACAAAGFRQMIGYIDSDNAASLALHDRFGFARVGHLPGVAYRYGRWSDTVMVQRSLAAGSTAPPPPAPLSRR, encoded by the coding sequence ATGGAGAATGATCACAAGATCACCGTCCGTCCCTCGCGCGACAGCGACGTCGATGCGATGCTGTCGATCTACCGCTATCACATCCGCCACGGCATCGAGGAGAGCGTCGACGATTCCGGCACGCCGGAGCCCGACGACCTGCGCGACCGCCGCAAGAATCTGCGCAACACCCGCCTGCCGCATCTGGTCGCGCTGTGCGACGGCGAGGTGGTCGGCTACGCCTATGTGGTCCAGTTCCGCAAGCGTCCGGCCTATCGGTATACGGTGAAGCATTCGATCTATATTCACCACGGCTTCACCGGCAAGGGCGTCGGCGGCCGGCTGTTGCAGGAACTGGTCGACGCCTGTGCGGCGGCCGGCTTCCGCCAGATGATCGGCTACATCGACAGCGACAACGCCGCCTCGCTGGCGCTGCACGACCGCTTCGGCTTTGCCCGCGTCGGCCATCTGCCCGGTGTCGCCTATCGCTACGGCCGCTGGTCCGACACCGTGATGGTGCAGCGCTCGCTCGCCGCGGGCTCGACCGCCCCGCCGCCACCCGCGCCGCTGTCGCGGCGGTGA
- a CDS encoding HdeD family acid-resistance protein, giving the protein MSTASSSPATPPHSLGSGLANLRAKWGWIVALGVIYLIAGVLAFGSVFFATVVSVLFVGAMMIVAGVAEIINAFQFKTWGKFLFWLLLGALYVVAGFITFENPLLAAATLTLFLGVALVVSGIVRIFLAFGMNSAAPWGMVAISGLITLVLGAMILARWPVSSLYVLGIFLSVDLICAGVSWISMGMALKQRA; this is encoded by the coding sequence ATGTCCACAGCGTCCAGCTCACCCGCCACACCTCCTCACAGCCTCGGATCCGGGCTTGCCAACCTTCGCGCGAAGTGGGGTTGGATCGTCGCCCTTGGCGTGATCTACCTGATCGCAGGCGTGCTCGCCTTCGGCAGCGTGTTCTTTGCCACCGTCGTCAGCGTGCTGTTCGTCGGCGCGATGATGATCGTCGCCGGCGTTGCCGAGATCATCAACGCGTTCCAGTTCAAGACCTGGGGCAAGTTCCTGTTCTGGCTGCTGCTCGGCGCGCTCTATGTCGTCGCGGGCTTCATCACCTTCGAGAACCCGCTGCTCGCAGCTGCAACGCTGACGCTATTCCTCGGCGTCGCGCTGGTGGTCTCCGGCATCGTCCGCATCTTCCTGGCGTTCGGCATGAACTCGGCGGCGCCGTGGGGAATGGTCGCGATCTCCGGGCTGATCACGCTGGTGCTCGGGGCCATGATCCTGGCGCGCTGGCCGGTGTCGAGCCTCTATGTGCTCGGCATCTTCCTCAGCGTCGACCTGATCTGCGCCGGCGTCAGCTGGATCAGCATGGGCATGGCGCTGAAGCAGCGCGCCTGA
- a CDS encoding CBS domain-containing protein, with amino-acid sequence MTVRSILDAKGHQVMSVAPGAKLSAAVKLLGERKIGAVLVIEQGRMEGILSERDIVRVLSERGAGVLDEPVSAVMTKKVVSCRESDTVSGLMEMMTTGKFRHLPVVEDGKVVGLISIGDVVKRRVQEYEHEQEALRDYIKTA; translated from the coding sequence ATGACGGTACGTTCCATTCTCGATGCAAAGGGCCATCAGGTCATGAGCGTCGCGCCAGGCGCGAAGCTCTCGGCCGCGGTCAAGCTGCTCGGCGAGCGCAAAATCGGCGCCGTGCTGGTGATCGAGCAGGGCCGGATGGAAGGCATCCTGTCGGAGCGCGACATCGTGCGCGTGCTCTCAGAGCGCGGCGCGGGTGTGCTGGACGAACCGGTGAGCGCGGTGATGACCAAGAAGGTCGTGAGTTGCCGCGAGTCCGATACCGTCAGCGGCCTGATGGAGATGATGACCACCGGCAAGTTCCGCCATCTCCCTGTCGTCGAGGACGGCAAGGTGGTCGGGCTGATCTCGATCGGCGACGTCGTCAAGCGCCGCGTGCAGGAATACGAGCACGAGCAGGAAGCGCTGCGCGACTACATCAAGACCGCCTGA
- a CDS encoding dehydrogenase, whose translation MHIVDDREVNRVLTFPILIEAIEAAHRRPKIAVHDSYLGDDRGQQLVTRSAVDAGRFMMTKLYTSFPGNLAHGKLPAVQAVCVLFDGNDGRPLAVMDAAEITHWKTAADSALGAKHLARPDAATLLVVGAGEMARWLVRGHRTVRPSLKRVRIWNRTVERAHELATLLESDGIAADIVTDLDAATREADIITTCTRSREPLVKGANLRPGTHLDLVGGFTPETRESDDEAARRARIFVDRRESAFDGVGDILAPIASGAIKESDVLGDHYDLATGKVKGRLSADDITFFKNAGGGHLDLMTCETVLAQLGAALK comes from the coding sequence GTGCATATTGTCGACGACCGCGAGGTCAACCGCGTCCTGACCTTTCCGATCCTGATCGAGGCGATCGAGGCCGCGCACCGGCGGCCGAAGATCGCGGTGCACGACAGCTATCTCGGCGACGACAGGGGCCAGCAGCTGGTGACCCGCAGCGCGGTCGATGCCGGCCGCTTCATGATGACCAAGCTGTACACCAGCTTTCCGGGCAACCTTGCGCACGGCAAGCTGCCGGCCGTGCAGGCGGTCTGCGTGCTGTTCGACGGCAATGACGGGCGGCCGCTGGCGGTGATGGACGCCGCCGAGATCACCCATTGGAAGACCGCCGCCGACTCCGCGCTCGGCGCCAAGCACCTGGCACGGCCGGACGCCGCGACGCTGCTGGTGGTCGGCGCCGGCGAGATGGCGCGCTGGCTGGTGCGTGGCCACCGCACGGTGCGGCCGTCTCTGAAGCGGGTGCGGATCTGGAACCGGACGGTCGAGCGCGCGCACGAGCTCGCCACGCTGCTGGAAAGCGACGGCATCGCCGCCGATATTGTCACCGATCTCGATGCCGCGACGCGCGAGGCCGACATCATCACCACCTGCACCCGCTCGCGCGAGCCGCTGGTGAAGGGTGCCAACTTAAGGCCCGGCACCCACCTCGACCTGGTCGGCGGCTTCACGCCCGAGACCCGCGAGTCCGACGACGAGGCGGCGCGGCGCGCGCGCATCTTCGTCGACCGCCGCGAATCCGCCTTCGACGGCGTCGGCGACATTCTGGCGCCGATCGCGAGCGGCGCGATCAAGGAGAGTGACGTGCTCGGCGATCACTATGATCTCGCAACCGGCAAGGTCAAAGGCCGCCTGTCCGCCGACGACATCACCTTCTTCAAGAACGCCGGCGGCGGGCATCTCGATCTGATGACCTGCGAGACGGTGCTTGCGCAGCTGGGGGCCGCGCTTAAGTGA
- a CDS encoding cupin domain-containing protein: protein MPDLIDFGTLQLKFLQSKETTGGSVDLFEMTLQPNARMPIPHYHESWDETIYGLSGVSTWRVDGKEIDIGPGESVFIKRGVVHGFTNRSNGPATCLCLLSPGALGPQYFKDMAALMAGGAPDPARMKETMLRYGLVPVAS from the coding sequence ATGCCCGACCTGATTGATTTCGGTACGTTGCAGCTCAAATTCCTGCAGAGCAAGGAGACCACCGGCGGCAGCGTCGACCTGTTCGAGATGACGCTGCAGCCGAACGCCCGGATGCCGATTCCGCACTATCACGAGAGCTGGGACGAGACGATCTACGGGCTTTCGGGCGTCTCGACCTGGCGGGTCGACGGCAAGGAGATCGACATCGGGCCCGGCGAATCGGTATTCATCAAGCGCGGTGTCGTGCACGGCTTCACCAACCGCTCGAACGGTCCGGCGACCTGCCTCTGCCTCCTCAGCCCCGGCGCGCTCGGACCGCAATATTTCAAGGACATGGCGGCCCTGATGGCGGGGGGTGCCCCCGATCCAGCCAGGATGAAAGAGACGATGCTGCGCTACGGCCTGGTGCCGGTCGCTTCCTGA